CTTTATAGGCAGACTTATATAACGGTGCTCTTTATAACAAGGTTTGActatacatgtaacatgtaaactGTGTAAATAAGTAAATATTTATATAGTCAACTTTTCcaatgtttccattgtttaagcaagacaaacaaataaacacagaaACATTTTTAAGGCGCAAAATCAAGGCTAGAAATAATGAGATGCAAAACGAGACTTGAAAGAAAGTTTCCAACGATTTCTTTAAGAAATTAAAATtactttcttcatttttgttgtcGCTTTAACCATTTCTTACAACAATCATAGTAAAagatttatttcatattttggcTTACATTTGATTAAAGAAACATGCGAGGGGCACTAGCCACAAACAACAGAAAACATGCAGCATTTCTAGCTGGTAATCCGCTACTTCCAAATGAATTGGTAACCTTTGTGCTTAAAACCTTTTCATACCACAGGCGAATTCAGTAAATTAAAGGCCCATTCAAAACGAgccgctttttaacaaaagacaTTGACTAAAATGACATTGATGTTTAGAACTTGGGCCCCAACAGCAAAATCTAAATGATTTCTtatcaaagcaaacaaaaccctgtgtttacttttaaataaaagttaaattCAACATGCTCTAAATATATCTCAACTAGAATCAAATGTTGTTTGTTATTGCTTGAAATACTTAGGGGCTCATGTAGATATACTCTCTGCCCGCGACTGTAACGATGAAACGACGGGTGGGGCATAGGGCGGGGCACCTGCGCCGTCTTCGGTACCGCATTCGGATCGTATACTCTCTTGCTCGGTGAGCTGAGCTGATAACTTATCGCATACTGCATCTTCTGTAGGGGGTTGCGAGTTTGCCTTgccaatgagggcgctgttttgtttcttttcggTCAGCGCTCTTGACTGGTGTATATGAACGGCAAAGGTGACGCCCTGTTGGCGAggaaaataaaatgtcaaatcTAGTCAGTTcaagataaaaataaactatcaacagtatacttgcgggtacaaccatgtgttaaaCCTCTTTTTttaggagtgttggctctgaaaagagccggttagTCAGTTTAGTAGAAAAGTCCTTTTATAAGATTCCGTAAACAAGTTTAACATTGAAGAAAGAGCATGTTAAATaagccaatgggagactttctgggacgatagagggcagcagacttaccgggtaaatccattgttctcagaattatgcgcatgttcagaactacgtaaacaatggaaacttacccggtatgtatgctgccacctagcgttggaaagtctcctattgcaagttagatttgaattatgtctggtacaatgacttgctttgtCACAATTTATCGCTTACGATTTAAATCCTCAGACTATTGAGACAGTTGccatgtcaaatggttcggggcaagcttttgtatagcaacctccagaatgagcagaccctggtaaCGTTGTgatatacacattcattcaaaaCTGCACTACCAGAGTATTGTTCTCGACTGccattttaaacagtttttgttcTTATTCTTCAAATTTACACAACTGAGTTCACTCAATCTGTGTGTTTAGCATCCATGTTAAAAAAAGCTTTGTGACATTTTCGGAAACATCCAAACACCATACAAGCACTTACTCTGTTAATAGCTGCTCGCACAAAGCCAACATTTGCTGTTATTGTAACAGCCTTAATTTTGTCACCAGTCCCAAAGATCACCTGAAAATAAGACCAAAATGTCAAAAGTTTAGAGTTAAAACTCATAATTgactgaccccccccccacctcctcCTCCTCAATGATCTTTATTACACTGCCATGATACTAAGTGGTACTGAGTGTATATACagagtacacagtcaaccctcctactgtctgaccaatcaatatcatcAACTGTTGTTTTGAATGACATACAAACTATgctagcctgcaatatgattATATCATGTTGTGATTGCTTTTACACAGCACAGTCAGCCCTCCTgttgtctgaccattcaacatccTCCATTATAACACCCCAGAGATTCTGccttttgattggtttagagGGAATCACATGATATGTATTGTTCCGAGAAGGCTGCGCGAATGTGACTTGCTATACATGCAGCAAAcaaggtaggcctactgtaccTGTAGCAATAGATGTACTGTCCAACGGCAACCGAAGTACTATCCCACGGCAACTAATATACTAAAGGAATTTCTCATAGCTATGTCTTGGTTTTGTGGTTTTGGATGATAAATTGAATGACAGAACCAACTATATACGAACAAATCATGAAACCCACACTTACCTTAGCTCGGTGCTTTATTCTGTGGCTCTCTTCCATAACTGCAGCCCGTTCAGTCGGTTCATCGTCAATAACGCTGATCCTCTCAAGCAACGCCTGGGCTCGTTCCTTCTCTCGTGGTCCGGCGATGGTATGAAGTATATTTCTGAAGTCGGTTATCGCTGTCTGGCAAGCGTAAAGGTCCTTATCTGTGGATGaacgaaacaaaaaacatgtaacTCGATAGGCTTGAAATAACTTGTTTGGCAGAAATGGATTAATACCAGCTAAAATTTCATGTGTAATTTACACGTACggacagggaaccagtctaatCAGCACCTACCTTTAAGGAACTGTTCTACCTCTGTCACTAGAGGGCGGTCTCTTTCCTGATCGGCGAGTTCCTGAATGAGGGGTTCTTGGAAGGCATGCCAGCAGCCTCCGTGGGTCAGGTCTGACACCAGTGCCACTAGAGTTGTCACATCCAAATTCACTTTGGGGCGCTCGCCGTTGCCCAAGAGAGAGGCGTTGGTGGGCTGTGGCGGAAAGAAGTAGGCATTAGGCGTTTGAGAACAAGTGGTGGTCAAAGTTGGCATCTTAATTCCATAAAATATTTTACTTTATGCCACGCAAATATAACTCAGTGTGATAAAGGTTTAACAGTCTCTACAAtggcatgtcgtggccgagaGATCAAgcgcaccagactcaagctctggtgcttttgatcagcagagtgtgggttcgaatcccagtcttgACCCTTGTGCCCTTGGGCAAGACACTTGAACATTATTGCTTGGTTCCTTCAtttgggacataaagctgtaggtcctatCTTGTGTTAAGTGCATTTTTTATAGAGTTGGGGTTTTCTGGCAAGGTTGGCTGCAGATCGTGCCACATCACATTGTAATCTGTTTCATGGTGCTACGTAAAAAAAATAAGTCTTCACAAGCATAGTTTCAAATACCTTGGATAAACAATTGTGAACACGTTGAGATTCCGGGTTTGATAAAGCACTGCAAGAACTGCCTATTATCATTcttattgttaatttattttttacgaactttgtgaattCCTCACTACTCCTGAATCAAgaaattttataaaataaaacaattcgcacgttttaaaaaaggaaaacttcTATCTTAGATCCTAGCTAAATGTTAAAGGTGTCTGCTACAAGTGATGCAAATTTTCCCTGCACCAGATTTTCAGTTAACAACCGAGGTACGTAACCAGAAATCTCTCCGAGTCTGACTTACAACTTCGGGGGTCGCTATCGTTGGAAGCTGAAGGGGATAATTCTCACTCTCTCCAATACTTGCGAAGACGTGACCATGTGACCGGATGCCAAGCTCATCTAGATCgtctacaaacaaacaataacaacaacaacaacaagcatGATACTTTTCTTAAAGTGCAACTTCTTCATTTTTCTAGATAAAAAGCATAGAGACATCTCTGTGAATGTgattcctcatagggtgccctttaccaagtagaAAATACCTCTTGCCCTTTAacaaatgaagcatacaggcctactacttgctgggtagatggtgttcttttattatcattttatttccatttgatgTTCATTTGCTTCATACCCAGTGGTCAGAGCACTGACCAGACCAAACTCACCCACTATGGCTTTGGTCACCCCTCCATAGAAGACGACGTTGACCGTCGGAGGGTTGTAGTTGAGTGGATGCTGGTGGCTAGCTTGGAGATACTGCTCAGCTTGCTCAACGATGTCATGTTCCCCGTATTCACCCTCTCCTACAACACACACAAATGAGAATAGTCGGGTCATTTTAGAATTCAACTTCTAGTGGTTTAGTCAttggggtgtgggtttgaatcccagggTATATGGGTAGCGCTACACTAAACACTTGATCCAAATCAACTTCCACCAGAGGCACGTTGCCACCtcctcctggggctgaaacagggttactccccttaacagtccgtaaggatgtaggaatgggtatcatccactaggagcctgtcTGGTAGATCAGAATGCATCCTtaacaactttttacaaagcaatcatggttaagtgctatgctcaagggcacaagtgctcaaccaggattcgaacccgcactctgctgctgacaacagaGCTTGGGGTCAGGTGACGTAGACCACTCAGTCCCTTCAGTGACTTGGGATGGGGAGAAATTTAAGGACTTGAAagatcaaaataaataacaaagtcAACCATACGTACCTTCCCATATTCTGTGCAGAGCCTTGGCCTTGCGTGCTGTAATCTTTACCCACGATGCCCCACCGTGACCTACGACATCAACAATGACGGTGTTCTCATTACCATGACAACCCTCAAAATGGAAGGGATGCAGGACGCTGATGACGTGACCGAATGATTCGATGCTGTGGATGATCCCCTCCAGGTGGCTCAGGTTGGTGCTTTTAAGCTGGTTCTCTTTCAGGGCGATAGTGCCGTCCTTGAGCTGGAAATTGATGAATTAAGAGAGGATTTTGTATGATTAGCATGACATGGGGTGAGAGTTATTGCCGGCATTCCCACCTTTGgaaacccctggagttatagatttcaaggagctcCTAGACAAAGAGATTAATGACTTTGAATTTCTGAAGCTACTTTACCTTCAGATTAAAATCATACAATCAgggagaatatcatgcctgaaaaTGACATAGCTACAACAATATCATGAGACAAAATAAGCACCACTAAATAATCACCGATTTGACAAATGTGAGCTCCGACTGGACTTTCTTGATGAGCTTTCCGATGCCTGAGATGCCAGCTTCTTTGGCCTGCAGGATCTGAGCTCTGGCCAGAAGTCCTTGGGCTCGGATCAGAAGACGCTGCAATGCTTCCTGGGTAGACTCGTCCATATTCAATGCTGATTGTTTGCGGCCTAGGTGCGTCACAAACTCATATCATCACTTTATGATCATGGAGGGAAGTATAAAGAATAAGGTTGAATAAAACGTCATATTTGATACGTGAGTGGAATATCATTCCAAACCAATCATGAATTAATTTGAGCTGTTCATGGTGGAACAACGATAACTGATGACAACTGCACACAGATTTCTGTCTTCGTCATATCTGTGCAATGTGTAGATGATGAAGTATCCACCATCAGTTATCAAGACATTATATGGCAGTAATATTAGTTAGCAGTCTATCTGATTTGACCGAATATCTATCAATTAGTCAAAACCATATGGTAGAAAAACCGGGGATACATAATtgatattgaattgaatggttaaACACGCAGTAGGACTCTAGGACTAGGAGGTTGGGTCACTGCAACGAACTAGCGTCGCGACACCGAACTCCACCCAGCAGTGTTGGGTACCacgtagacccagtaactggggcgctgtactccttttttcgagtTTTGACAAAACTCGAAAAAAGGAGTGccgaccgataatgtcaaaactaaaaaaaaggagtacagcgccccagttactgggtctaggtaCGTACCATGGGGGTCCGTGGTACGGGTGGGGGTGAggccgagggggggggggcggagggaTATTGAAAATCTACTATACTAACCAAAGTAAAATAAGTTAACTTTTTCTACTGACAAATAACAtcaatttttaatattataattaaaaaacaaaaaataattaaataattattgtattatatttataatataagttaactataatttttaaattaaaaaagaattaattaattaaacagcGAATATAATGTAAAGTTGTGTTGAATCTAAAGAAGCTCGAAAGTTACATTGTCGGTCCATATTCGACGATCATGATTCATATGTCGTAAACGTAGTcgtgtctttttaaaaatgagtcATGACGACACGAATGGATCAACATGGATCAACGATCGACAATCGATGGCGAATGAAATGGATGGACATGATCATAATCATGATGGAGTTATTTATTATAATCCCTTAGTTTTGGCAAGACAATCATACATTTCAAACAatagtttttaaataactttctCAGATACGGAATAGTAGTACCTGTCCTTCGGAGTAAGACGTAATCGAAATGATGAAAGTCGCGTGATGGAAAGACGTTTTAACTTCACAACATTGCGACAAGCATGCGTAAATTTAAAGATCTCTATGTTATGAATTATGTTACAGAAGACACGTCTGGGTACAAGTCTGGAGTTCGAGCATCAATCGCACGTAAAGTTGCGAATGTTCGTTTTTACGGTACCAGTCCATTAAAAAGAAGGGATCGTTTCAGCCAGTAGAGGGCGCCCGTCAGTTGGAGCCACGGAgatttttaatatgcaaatgagttttgCTAGACTTTTTCCCGGCAATTTTCTTTGTGTACGGGCTACGCAGACTGGCTTTATTTCTCTATAATTTCAACAATTCCCTGAAAGTGAAGATGCCAAGAGCGAAGAAACGTTTTCCCGGGGAGAGTGGAGATGCCGCTGGACAGAAAAAGAAATCGAAAGGGGGTGCCAATGCGGCGAGGTTGGCCACGGCTGGCGCGGACACTGGCATGGAAAAGATTGTAAGTGTGTGTAGTGTTTCGTTAAGTTCTTTGTGATGTCAAATAGTGTTTCAATGCGTGTTGGACATTTGATATAGCCCGATGTGATACGAGCGGGTTTTGTGTGTACACTGAGCCAGGCACAGTCGGGGCATTGTTATGGTTTAAATGCCACCATCCGTGTGGCGTCTGTCGTTGTTCTGTGGCAtggaattctacctccatggttgcagGAAACGACAGACAACGAACTTTTTAATCACACATGTGTTCGTCAACTATCAAAATTAACAATGAATGTTCTGCCCTGCTGTGTGCTGTGGCCTGTGGGTATTTTTCTCAAGTTCAATTGACAATATGCAGGATTGTTGTGCAGTAGATTCATGAACATGCGTTTTAAATTGCATTTGATTTTAAGAAGAGTCAGTAGTTAGCATTCAAACAGTAAAAAAACCACAACCATGTGTTCCATggataaattaaataaaaggacAAAGAAAAGCAAGCATAATTTCCATTATTTTCAGGGAGAAACACcctttatttttacttttattttgatCCCATCTGTGTAGACTGTAGCCATTATTAGAGCCATTTTACACTTTTggagcagaaaaaaaaaaagttcacagatttacaaataacttacagggtttacagaaggtaatggtgaaagacttctcttgaaatattattccatgaaatgctttactttttgagaaaacattaaagcaattatcaattcttgatatcgagaattacggatttatagtaaacacatgtcatgacacggcgaaacgtgtggaaacaaatgtgggttttcccgtaattttctcccgagtccgatgaccgattgagccgaacttttcacaggtttgttactttatataaaaggatacacgaagtgtgggccgttggacaatactgtttaccgaaagtgtccaatggctttaatattatacaatttttatacaaacaagAAGTACCGTCAATCAATCAAAGTTCAAACTTGagctgaagttttttttcttttcattctgcttttattgtcatgattgtcgaGGCCAACTGCGGAAAAGATGCTGAATCTTACCGCCAATTGTTTCACTCCTTCTGACAAAACCAAAATCTGTTTTTTATGTCATAATGATGAGAAACATGATAGGTGGGagtcagtattttttttttttttaatcttgtttTCCTAAATCATGATATTCCACTTGAAATGTTGAATAATTAAAAATTCCCTCAATCAAAGATTGGTGTGGGTGTGTCCAGCAAACTGAAAATCATCATATTTGTTTATTGTACGAACTGATTTGTTCAAGTACTTTTGCATCTATGATCTATGATCTATTTGAAAAATCAAATATGCTTTATGGTTTACTGTgcacaaaccttactagattgtgaACGTATGTATCTCtactgtgcaaagtttcaaatcctactcatgtacttAAGCGGACCTGATGACTAGACTATATTCCCACAATGCTGTGCAAATAGCTACACCCAAACTCGAGTACATGCGTGTTGTTAAACAGAACATTACAAAGAGCAATGTCATAAATTGTCATGACTTGACATATTAGGACTTCAAAGCTATAAAAACTTCAAGAGATTTTTGTGATGAAGTTTTTGCACTTCTCAGCAGATCAGCCAAATCCTCTATACATATATTTTAAttttgggttgagcaaagaaaaattaattaaagatTTTTGTAGTTTCTTTGTAAGTCGAACATAGTTGCGGAGCTgagaaaaacatactttttctttgaatttttcCTCAGAAACTGAAAGAGCCGCCCTTCGTCGGAGAGCTGTTATTTAGCGGAGGCACCAACTGGGACCTTGTTGGTCGCTCAAGGCTCCCCAAGTCCAGTGGTAAGACACAAATATAAGAAGAGTTTATCTATCATCAAGGGGTTAGCCAGGATGtggtaaaagggtgtccaaatttactggataaattttaaaagggtgtccaaattgattgtctatcagtaaaaaaaaaccatggatTTTCTTGAATGgtcggacagtaggagggttgactttgtacatgtacatgtagatggattCACCTCATGATATACTACACTATTGCCTcaagtttatctatcattcaaaaccactaTGGATTTTATTAAATGGTCagccagtaggagggttgactgtgtacaagatgcattcaccacatgggCGTAAACTATTGCCCGTTGACATAGTttgtctatcattcaaaaccactgtggattatattgaatggtcaccTAGTAGGAGGGCCGActgtgtacacatgtacatttgtgACTTCATTCTCCACATGATTTCACATTGCAGGCTTACATAAAGTGATACAGCACCATGtaaaaaccattacatggtgctatgtaaaaggagctcataatgggagactttctgggacgatagagggcagcagacttaccgggtaaatccattgttctcagaattatgcgcatgttcagaactacgtaaacaatggaaatttacccggtatgtctgctgacgcctagcgttggaaagtctcctattaaaaAAACGTattcccacataccttgcaggaaatactgttaAATTCCctggagcgtcactgagtgacgggtatggtgcgctatataagaagccactattgtttttttaatttatcatTTAAAACCTGTGGATGATAGTGAATGGTACAGAGAGTAGGAGGGGTAACTGTTATGCAGTCACCACACGATATCACAATGCATAGTTTCATTCAGTAGCACTGTGGATGTATTGCATTTTAATAATACACTGTACATGATTCAACTTTAAATGCAC
This region of Asterias rubens chromosome 18, eAstRub1.3, whole genome shotgun sequence genomic DNA includes:
- the LOC117302348 gene encoding UPF0415 protein C7orf25 homolog, producing MDESTQEALQRLLIRAQGLLARAQILQAKEAGISGIGKLIKKVQSELTFVKSLKDGTIALKENQLKSTNLSHLEGIIHSIESFGHVISVLHPFHFEGCHGNENTVIVDVVGHGGASWVKITARKAKALHRIWEGEGEYGEHDIVEQAEQYLQASHQHPLNYNPPTVNVVFYGGVTKAIVDDLDELGIRSHGHVFASIGESENYPLQLPTIATPEVPTNASLLGNGERPKVNLDVTTLVALVSDLTHGGCWHAFQEPLIQELADQERDRPLVTEVEQFLKDKDLYACQTAITDFRNILHTIAGPREKERAQALLERISVIDDEPTERAAVMEESHRIKHRAKVIFGTGDKIKAVTITANVGFVRAAINRGVTFAVHIHQSRALTEKKQNSALIGKANSQPPTEDAVCDKLSAQLTEQESIRSECGTEDGAGAPPYAPPVVSSLQSRAESIST